The Gloeocapsopsis sp. IPPAS B-1203 genome contains a region encoding:
- a CDS encoding histone deacetylase yields the protein MLPVIYSDEFLEHKTGRFHPETPKRLSAIATALQQSKFAHHLEWRSPTPVNESPALAFVERIHTPKYIELVRYIANTGGGYLEADTLVSPRSYDVALLAVSAWLDGVSIVLENHNPAFVLTRPPGHHAESDRGMGFCLFSNAAIAAHYALEQPDINRVAILDWDVHHGNGTQAIVENHPQIAFCSLHQSPCYPGTGQASEQGKYNNVLNLPVSPGSTMAVYQPLFEEKVVPFLSNFQPDLLIVSAGYDANAADPLAEIALQPHDYSKFTEYCLQLTPKVVFGLEGGYDFAALSQSVVATLEKCLISI from the coding sequence ATGCTGCCAGTGATCTATTCGGATGAGTTTTTGGAACACAAAACTGGACGGTTTCACCCAGAAACACCTAAGCGATTAAGCGCGATCGCAACAGCACTACAACAATCAAAGTTTGCACACCATCTAGAGTGGCGATCGCCTACGCCGGTAAATGAATCTCCAGCATTAGCATTTGTAGAACGTATTCATACACCGAAGTACATCGAACTTGTTCGCTACATAGCAAACACTGGCGGCGGTTATTTAGAAGCAGATACACTCGTTTCGCCACGCAGCTATGACGTTGCCTTGTTAGCAGTCAGTGCGTGGCTAGATGGTGTTAGCATTGTTTTAGAGAATCACAATCCAGCTTTTGTTCTAACACGTCCCCCAGGACATCATGCTGAAAGCGATCGCGGTATGGGTTTTTGTCTTTTCTCCAACGCGGCGATCGCTGCACACTACGCTTTAGAGCAACCTGATATTAACCGAGTTGCTATTCTTGATTGGGACGTACATCATGGTAACGGTACTCAAGCGATCGTCGAAAATCATCCTCAGATAGCTTTTTGCTCACTTCATCAGTCTCCTTGCTACCCTGGAACTGGACAAGCATCTGAGCAAGGTAAATATAACAACGTTCTCAATCTACCTGTGTCTCCTGGTAGTACAATGGCAGTCTATCAACCCTTGTTTGAAGAAAAAGTTGTTCCTTTCTTGTCCAACTTTCAACCAGACTTATTAATTGTTAGTGCAGGATACGACGCCAATGCGGCTGATCCTTTAGCAGAAATCGCACTACAACCTCATGATTACAGCAAGTTTACTGAATATTGTCTACAGCTGACTCCCAAAGTCGTTTTTGGCTTAGAGGGTGGCTACGACTTCGCAGCACTTTCTCAATCAGTTGTCGCTACGTTGGAAAAATGCTTGATTAGTATTTAA